The following are from one region of the Chromobacterium phragmitis genome:
- a CDS encoding phage tail sheath subtilisin-like domain-containing protein, whose protein sequence is MASANISFDQIPASIRKPGKYFEFNTKLAVRTLPGNPQRVLVIGQRLADTAAQPALAALDVFSDEQAAQAFGRGSNAHLMARAAINANPYLQLTVIGVDDAAAGAAASGTFTFSGPAAAAGVLSLFIGAVRVDVAVAAGDDAGKIAANAQAAIAKLSDLPVTASAAKEVLTLAARHKGSIGNGIALKAQEQIAGLGVGIVPMKGGAGDPDLAPALAAVVSGGHQIIASPFTGDAALTALRNHLDFVSGPLEQRGAIGVIATTGALADASALSAKLDSGRITAAWYRGSAKLSADIAAAYAAVIASEEDPARPLNTLELKGLDVVDLASRTSRTEQENALYNGVTPLEVAAGDRVQIVRAISTYTKDAQGVDDVSLLDITTIRTLDYVRKACRERIALRFPREKLSDRTPSKVRSELLDVLYKLEELEIIEQVEANKAGLIVERDLQDVNRLDAKIPVDVVNGLHVFAGRIDLLL, encoded by the coding sequence ATGGCTAGCGCCAACATCAGCTTCGACCAGATTCCGGCCTCCATTCGCAAGCCGGGCAAATATTTCGAGTTCAACACCAAACTGGCGGTGCGCACGCTGCCGGGCAATCCGCAGCGCGTGCTGGTGATCGGCCAACGCCTGGCCGACACCGCCGCGCAGCCGGCGCTGGCCGCGCTGGACGTGTTCAGCGACGAGCAGGCCGCCCAGGCCTTCGGCCGCGGCTCCAACGCCCACCTGATGGCGCGCGCCGCCATCAACGCCAACCCCTATCTGCAGTTGACCGTGATCGGCGTCGACGATGCCGCCGCCGGCGCCGCCGCTTCCGGCACCTTCACCTTCAGCGGTCCGGCCGCCGCCGCCGGCGTGCTGAGCCTGTTCATCGGAGCCGTCCGCGTCGACGTGGCCGTGGCCGCCGGCGACGATGCCGGCAAGATCGCCGCCAACGCGCAAGCCGCCATCGCCAAGCTGAGCGACCTGCCGGTGACCGCGTCCGCGGCCAAGGAAGTGCTGACCCTCGCCGCCCGCCACAAGGGCAGCATCGGCAACGGCATCGCGCTGAAGGCGCAGGAACAGATCGCCGGCCTCGGCGTCGGCATCGTCCCGATGAAAGGCGGCGCCGGCGATCCGGACCTCGCTCCGGCCCTGGCCGCTGTGGTGAGCGGCGGCCACCAGATCATCGCCAGCCCGTTCACCGGCGACGCCGCGCTGACCGCGCTGCGCAACCACCTGGACTTCGTGTCCGGCCCGCTGGAACAACGCGGCGCCATCGGCGTGATCGCCACCACCGGCGCGCTGGCCGACGCCTCCGCCTTGTCCGCCAAGCTGGACAGCGGCCGCATCACCGCCGCCTGGTACCGCGGCTCGGCCAAGCTGTCGGCCGACATCGCCGCCGCCTACGCCGCCGTGATCGCCAGCGAGGAAGATCCGGCTCGTCCGCTGAACACCCTGGAGCTGAAGGGCCTGGACGTGGTGGACCTGGCATCCCGCACCAGCCGCACCGAGCAGGAAAACGCGCTGTACAACGGCGTGACCCCGCTGGAAGTGGCCGCCGGCGACCGTGTGCAGATCGTGCGCGCCATCAGCACCTACACCAAGGACGCGCAAGGCGTGGACGACGTGTCGCTGCTGGACATCACCACCATCCGCACCCTGGATTACGTGCGCAAGGCTTGCCGCGAGCGCATCGCGCTGCGCTTCCCGCGCGAGAAGCTGTCCGACCGCACGCCGTCCAAGGTCCGCTCCGAGCTGCTGGACGTGCTGTACAAGCTGGAAGAACTGGAAATCATCGAACAGGTGGAAGCCAACAAGGCCGGCCTGATCGTCGAGCGCGACCTGCAGGACGTCAACCGCCTGGACGCCAAGATCCCGGTGGACGTGGTCAACGGCCTGCATGTGTTCGCCGGCCGCATCGACCTGCTGCTGTAA
- a CDS encoding baseplate J/gp47 family protein yields MPLSTPDFASIRDTLLRDLQNLRADADIAPDSDYFVRASSVASAVEGLYQHQSWIARQIFPDTADSEYLEQHARLRGIVRKPPTAASGTLRIYGTAGAVVTGSLQLRVGEQLYATPAANPDGSPYSVRLDDNKLAELPVFASQAGSAANQPDNLPVELMQAPSGVGAKALLLSMRNGVDAEDDAALLDRLLELIRRPPAGGNRHDYRRWAMEVKGVSAAYVYPLRRGLGTVDVVITANGDLPSQEILANVQAHIEDLRPVTAKSCLVLAPTPRPVDIDVALNLGGANLDAFTPLLQQTLQAYFAGLAPGERLVKSRIEALISDLPGVQDRQLNSPGSNVDPVSDPTKVEWLRLGKLTVGPLK; encoded by the coding sequence ATGCCTCTGTCCACTCCCGATTTCGCCAGCATCCGCGACACGCTGCTGCGCGACCTGCAAAACCTGCGCGCCGACGCCGACATCGCGCCGGACAGCGATTACTTCGTCCGCGCCAGTTCGGTCGCCAGCGCGGTGGAGGGCCTGTACCAGCACCAGAGCTGGATCGCCCGCCAGATCTTCCCCGACACCGCCGACAGCGAATACCTGGAACAGCACGCCCGCTTGCGCGGCATCGTGCGCAAGCCGCCTACCGCGGCCAGCGGCACGCTGCGCATCTACGGCACCGCCGGCGCCGTCGTCACCGGCAGCCTGCAACTGCGGGTGGGCGAGCAACTGTACGCCACCCCGGCCGCCAATCCGGACGGCAGCCCGTATTCGGTCAGATTGGACGACAACAAGCTGGCGGAGCTGCCCGTCTTCGCCAGCCAGGCCGGCAGTGCCGCCAATCAGCCAGACAATCTGCCGGTGGAACTGATGCAGGCGCCGTCCGGCGTCGGCGCCAAGGCGCTGCTGCTCAGCATGCGCAACGGTGTGGACGCGGAGGACGACGCGGCCTTGCTGGACCGGCTGCTGGAGCTGATCCGCCGCCCGCCGGCCGGCGGCAACAGGCACGACTACCGCCGCTGGGCGATGGAAGTGAAGGGCGTCTCCGCCGCCTACGTCTATCCGCTGCGCCGCGGCCTGGGCACCGTGGACGTGGTGATCACCGCCAACGGCGACCTGCCGTCGCAGGAAATCCTCGCCAATGTGCAGGCGCATATCGAAGACCTGCGCCCAGTCACCGCCAAGAGTTGCCTGGTGCTGGCGCCGACGCCGCGCCCGGTGGACATCGACGTCGCGCTCAATCTGGGCGGCGCGAACCTGGACGCGTTCACGCCGTTGCTGCAGCAAACGCTGCAGGCCTACTTCGCCGGCCTCGCCCCGGGCGAGCGGCTGGTCAAGAGCCGGATCGAGGCGCTGATCTCCGACCTGCCCGGCGTGCAGGACCGCCAGCTCAACTCGCCGGGCAGCAACGTCGATCCCGTCTCCGATCCGACCAAAGTGGAATGGCTGCGGCTGGGCAAACTGACAGTGGGGCCGCTGAAATGA
- a CDS encoding TraR/DksA family transcriptional regulator yields the protein MTDFFDRASELETEFREQALARHFEQWRQSGYSHCEDCGDPIPDARRAVMPNSTRCVLCQQLAEK from the coding sequence ATGACCGATTTCTTCGACCGGGCCAGCGAACTGGAAACCGAATTCCGCGAGCAGGCGCTCGCCCGCCACTTCGAGCAATGGCGGCAAAGCGGCTACAGCCATTGCGAGGACTGCGGCGACCCCATTCCGGACGCCCGCCGCGCGGTGATGCCCAATAGCACCCGCTGCGTGCTATGCCAGCAACTGGCCGAGAAATGA
- a CDS encoding phage tail protein: protein MSQTTICIKPQLQFNLVGHDDAALAADGKGAQFQMSSGCCGQAGGAAAQSVPSGAIMHFAMEKAPEGWLKADGKAYAKKDYSALFSAIGDVFRDAKNTDDAMFNVPDLRNEFVRSWDDAEQKEPKRKFGDKQAATYIRTAASDTRGADSDSDWTVGTAYANADALDKRPAGAVHPNGGGFGDVHKDNGLIARGKMVENPACYDFIAVRPRNIALLACIKI from the coding sequence ATGTCCCAGACCACCATCTGCATCAAACCGCAATTGCAATTCAACTTAGTCGGCCATGATGACGCCGCGCTCGCCGCTGACGGCAAAGGCGCGCAGTTTCAAATGAGCTCCGGCTGTTGCGGCCAGGCGGGAGGCGCCGCCGCGCAAAGCGTGCCTAGCGGCGCCATCATGCACTTCGCCATGGAAAAAGCGCCAGAAGGCTGGCTGAAGGCGGATGGCAAGGCCTATGCCAAGAAGGATTACAGCGCCTTGTTCAGCGCGATCGGCGACGTGTTCCGCGACGCGAAGAACACCGATGACGCCATGTTCAATGTGCCCGATTTGCGTAATGAATTTGTCCGCAGCTGGGACGACGCTGAACAAAAAGAACCAAAGCGGAAATTCGGCGATAAACAAGCGGCGACTTACATCCGAACAGCCGCATCCGATACTCGCGGCGCCGACTCCGATTCAGATTGGACCGTAGGGACAGCCTACGCCAATGCCGACGCATTGGACAAACGCCCCGCAGGCGCAGTGCACCCCAATGGCGGCGGCTTCGGCGACGTCCACAAAGACAATGGCTTGATCGCCCGCGGCAAAATGGTGGAAAACCCCGCCTGTTACGACTTCATCGCGGTTCGTCCCCGCAATATCGCCCTACTCGCCTGCATCAAGATCTGA
- a CDS encoding YmfQ family protein — translation MTPQPPYQDLLTRLLPPVSYRPDGPRLQAELASEGAALDRVQNSARQLVGAVTPQQAEAMLPDWERICGLTPQSDATYQQRRQAVLAKLAETGGLSIPYFTRLAAGLGYKLQIDELQPFRAGVNRAGQPLWSEDIPWVWRVTAFGSKVRPYQFRAGQSLAGERLCAFGDPRLEELFNDLKPAHTFVYFAYQP, via the coding sequence ATGACGCCGCAACCGCCCTATCAAGACCTGCTGACCCGGCTGCTGCCGCCGGTCAGCTACCGCCCGGACGGTCCTCGCTTGCAAGCCGAACTGGCCAGCGAAGGCGCGGCGCTGGACCGCGTGCAGAACTCCGCCCGCCAGCTGGTCGGCGCCGTCACCCCGCAGCAAGCCGAAGCGATGCTGCCTGACTGGGAACGAATATGCGGCCTGACGCCGCAGTCCGACGCCACCTACCAGCAGCGTCGGCAAGCGGTGCTGGCCAAGCTGGCCGAAACCGGCGGCCTGTCCATCCCCTACTTCACCCGGCTGGCTGCCGGCCTGGGCTACAAACTCCAGATTGACGAGTTGCAGCCTTTCCGCGCCGGCGTCAACCGCGCCGGCCAGCCGCTGTGGAGCGAGGACATCCCCTGGGTGTGGCGCGTCACCGCCTTCGGCAGCAAGGTCCGCCCCTACCAGTTCCGCGCCGGCCAGTCGCTGGCGGGCGAACGATTGTGCGCCTTCGGCGACCCCAGGCTGGAAGAGCTGTTCAACGACCTCAAGCCGGCCCATACCTTCGTCTACTTCGCCTACCAGCCGTAA
- a CDS encoding phage tail protein encodes MALKEYAGSIVLEVNGQEIDVIDLNVSSRTGRKVVKTMNATGRAKGFARGISEYDLAVTVSIPLTGDLDWEAIEGAKLTEFPLAPGGKRTSYLDCFTLEVGEKYGVESEARRDIKLMSLRKIVE; translated from the coding sequence ATGGCTTTGAAAGAATACGCAGGCTCCATCGTCCTGGAAGTGAACGGACAGGAAATCGACGTCATCGACCTCAACGTCAGCAGCCGCACCGGCCGCAAGGTAGTGAAGACCATGAACGCCACCGGCCGCGCCAAGGGCTTCGCCCGCGGCATCTCCGAATACGACCTGGCGGTCACCGTCTCCATCCCGCTGACCGGCGATCTGGACTGGGAAGCGATCGAAGGCGCCAAGCTGACCGAATTCCCGCTGGCTCCGGGCGGCAAGCGCACCAGCTACCTGGACTGCTTCACGCTGGAAGTCGGCGAGAAATACGGCGTGGAAAGCGAAGCCCGCCGCGATATCAAGCTGATGTCGCTGCGGAAGATTGTGGAATAA
- a CDS encoding phage baseplate assembly protein: MATPAKQTVSLQIGGRQHGDWTHYSVDSDLVVAADAWLVSLGLPGGVFPPDVEPGAMVKVLVGGETVLMGRIDDINHSVASGSHQLALSGRDLAGMLLDCSAPLFTGKGMTLQDVLDNVVKPLGIASIRVDAKAKGQIEKINVDPGNSAWDVLTRAAQANGLTAWFDPDGTLVVGGPDYSRPASARLILRRDGKGNNVLSLAETRSHAQRYSELTLLGQGHGQSLTPGRHAMQHHVFDSGVCYHKPRIQVEPDAASPAELAARADKMLADARLAGYTLTATVAGHRDSQGTLWTPGQRIEVESEPHGINGTYFLMSRTFEGGRGQGSVTRLTLKEDKCWIPVMRAGKQ, encoded by the coding sequence ATGGCTACGCCCGCTAAGCAAACCGTCAGCCTGCAGATAGGCGGCCGCCAGCACGGCGACTGGACCCACTACTCGGTCGACTCCGACCTGGTCGTCGCCGCCGACGCCTGGCTGGTGTCGCTGGGCCTGCCCGGCGGCGTCTTCCCGCCCGACGTGGAACCGGGCGCGATGGTCAAGGTGCTGGTCGGCGGCGAAACGGTGCTGATGGGCCGCATCGACGACATCAACCACAGCGTCGCCTCCGGCAGCCATCAGCTGGCGCTGTCCGGCCGCGACCTGGCCGGCATGCTGCTCGACTGCAGCGCGCCGCTGTTCACCGGCAAGGGCATGACGCTGCAGGACGTGCTGGACAACGTGGTGAAGCCGCTGGGCATCGCCAGCATCCGCGTCGACGCCAAGGCCAAGGGGCAGATCGAGAAGATCAATGTCGATCCCGGCAACAGCGCCTGGGACGTGCTCACCCGCGCCGCCCAGGCCAACGGCCTGACCGCCTGGTTCGACCCGGACGGCACCCTGGTGGTGGGCGGCCCGGACTACAGCCGGCCGGCCAGCGCGCGGCTGATCCTGCGCCGCGACGGCAAGGGCAACAATGTGCTGAGCCTGGCCGAAACCCGCTCTCACGCGCAGCGCTATTCCGAGCTGACGCTATTGGGCCAGGGCCACGGCCAGTCGCTGACGCCCGGCCGCCACGCGATGCAACACCACGTCTTCGATTCCGGCGTCTGCTACCACAAGCCGCGCATCCAGGTGGAGCCGGATGCCGCCAGCCCGGCCGAGCTGGCCGCCCGCGCCGACAAGATGCTGGCCGACGCCCGCCTGGCCGGCTACACGCTGACCGCCACCGTGGCCGGCCACCGCGACAGCCAGGGCACGCTGTGGACGCCCGGCCAGCGCATCGAGGTGGAAAGCGAGCCGCATGGCATCAACGGCACCTATTTCCTGATGTCCCGCACCTTCGAAGGCGGCCGCGGCCAGGGCAGCGTCACCCGGCTGACGCTGAAGGAAGACAAGTGCTGGATTCCGGTAATGCGCGCCGGCAAGCAATAA
- a CDS encoding DNA circularization protein, whose translation MFSLNVFAGLSAGPLVDASFRGVRFDCLKSVDSAQRDQAMHEYPYKDGADVEDLGRKARKVSLSAMFWGKDYQRRLRQFVAALDAAGPGELVHPVFGSMPQAQVVDYQISHDADATDSCTVEVNWVEATPGNPFFAAKKTLPQVDAISSQVDKLRQMAGEAFAKAQGLVATAKGALARVAALRQQLTATVRQLAAMANQAVAQVTDLLAYPQAFVAQAKQLVDEAANWRFDLKAEIGPLPALKTAAEMSSATLADWKALRRRLEGLPDAVRQGISPISASASLSVWSDDQRRIDALLQLNVSTKLASAAAGIFASESQKPTLTPPALEQIAGDVRASLQTTIDQWRAALPAEDAYKVVDGLRELGLQVQQGAAALIAAKPPLLKRKVESACNLRQLAHLWYGDSERAAELLRLNPQLSQPNHLTPGTLVYGYAR comes from the coding sequence ATGTTCAGCCTCAATGTGTTCGCCGGCCTGTCCGCCGGCCCCCTGGTGGACGCCAGCTTCCGCGGCGTGCGCTTCGATTGCCTGAAAAGCGTGGACAGCGCGCAGCGCGACCAGGCGATGCACGAATACCCGTACAAGGACGGGGCCGACGTGGAGGACCTGGGCCGCAAGGCGCGCAAGGTGTCGCTGTCGGCGATGTTCTGGGGCAAGGACTACCAGCGCCGGCTGCGCCAGTTCGTCGCCGCGCTGGACGCCGCCGGCCCCGGCGAGCTGGTCCACCCGGTGTTCGGCAGCATGCCGCAAGCCCAGGTGGTGGATTACCAGATCAGCCACGACGCCGACGCCACCGACTCCTGCACCGTGGAGGTCAACTGGGTAGAGGCCACGCCGGGCAATCCCTTCTTCGCCGCCAAGAAGACGCTGCCGCAGGTGGATGCCATCTCGTCGCAGGTGGACAAGCTGCGCCAGATGGCTGGCGAGGCCTTTGCCAAGGCCCAGGGCCTGGTGGCCACCGCCAAGGGCGCGCTGGCCCGCGTCGCCGCGCTGCGCCAGCAACTGACCGCCACCGTCCGCCAATTGGCCGCGATGGCCAACCAGGCGGTGGCCCAGGTAACCGATCTGCTCGCCTATCCGCAGGCCTTCGTCGCCCAGGCCAAACAGCTGGTGGACGAGGCGGCCAACTGGCGCTTCGATCTGAAAGCGGAGATCGGCCCGCTGCCGGCGCTGAAAACCGCCGCCGAGATGTCGTCCGCCACGCTGGCCGACTGGAAGGCGTTGCGCCGCCGCCTGGAAGGCCTGCCGGACGCGGTGCGCCAAGGCATCTCGCCGATATCCGCCAGCGCCTCGCTGTCGGTGTGGAGCGACGACCAGCGACGCATCGACGCGCTGCTGCAGCTCAACGTGTCCACCAAGCTCGCCTCCGCCGCCGCCGGCATCTTCGCCAGCGAATCGCAGAAACCGACGCTGACGCCGCCGGCGTTGGAGCAGATCGCCGGCGACGTGCGCGCCTCGCTGCAAACCACCATCGACCAGTGGCGCGCCGCGCTGCCGGCCGAGGATGCCTACAAGGTGGTGGATGGCCTGCGCGAGCTGGGCCTGCAGGTGCAGCAAGGCGCCGCCGCGCTGATCGCCGCCAAGCCGCCGCTGCTGAAGCGCAAGGTGGAATCCGCCTGCAATCTGCGCCAGCTGGCCCACCTGTGGTATGGCGACAGCGAGCGCGCCGCCGAGCTGCTGCGGCTGAATCCGCAGCTGTCCCAACCCAACCATCTGACTCCGGGGACCCTGGTCTATGGCTACGCCCGCTAA
- a CDS encoding DUF1834 family protein — protein MSMLISVQTAIADRLRQGMGRMAREVAADLDETGLCGLQLAHGDYASRLTPGQSSPAINPQALARLPALWTAAGGVTSSQPQTSQRLRYKANALFTVIVGDRLQADANYAGAGVWPMVYAVRRLLASQDFGLAINPLLPEKVRPLGQAQRDSQPWSLVACDFSTYWLDEALDNGHWPAPQKDGDADQLFARFGGRLEDPAKSWQSTRLDYSLADSIKAQDVVATPAPQPK, from the coding sequence ATGTCCATGCTGATTTCCGTGCAAACCGCCATCGCCGACCGCCTGCGCCAGGGCATGGGCCGGATGGCGCGCGAAGTGGCGGCCGACCTAGACGAAACCGGCCTCTGCGGCCTGCAGCTGGCGCACGGCGATTACGCCAGCCGGCTCACGCCCGGCCAGTCCAGCCCGGCCATCAACCCGCAGGCGCTGGCTAGGCTCCCGGCGCTGTGGACCGCCGCCGGCGGCGTCACCTCCAGCCAGCCCCAAACCAGCCAACGCCTGCGCTACAAGGCCAACGCGCTGTTCACCGTCATCGTCGGCGACCGGCTGCAGGCTGACGCCAACTACGCCGGCGCCGGCGTCTGGCCGATGGTCTACGCAGTGCGCCGCCTGCTGGCGTCCCAGGACTTCGGCCTGGCGATAAACCCTCTGCTGCCAGAGAAAGTGCGGCCGCTGGGCCAAGCCCAGCGCGACAGCCAACCGTGGAGCCTGGTCGCCTGCGACTTCAGCACCTATTGGCTGGACGAAGCGCTGGACAACGGCCACTGGCCTGCGCCGCAGAAAGACGGCGACGCCGACCAGTTGTTCGCCCGCTTCGGCGGCAGGCTGGAGGACCCGGCCAAATCCTGGCAGAGCACCCGCCTGGACTACAGCCTGGCCGACAGCATCAAGGCCCAGGACGTGGTCGCCACCCCCGCGCCGCAACCGAAGTAA
- a CDS encoding phage baseplate assembly protein V: protein MWHEVDQRIRRAFSNVRQGFRAVLTHVDSDGGVQAAQADALAGERLQDAELFQHYGYTSNPPPGSMAMVLPLGGRTSHSVVIATEHGSYRLQSLQPGEVALYSDEGSKIVLKRGRIIAVECDTFQLDCKTWQVNASEQASFTTPTLNASAQFVAQGQISGNGGLAIQGGGGAKVTGSVSASGDVKAGGISLQGHIHNGDSGGVTSPPK, encoded by the coding sequence ATGTGGCATGAAGTAGACCAACGCATCCGCCGCGCCTTCAGCAATGTGCGCCAGGGCTTCCGCGCGGTGCTCACCCATGTGGATAGCGACGGCGGCGTGCAGGCCGCGCAGGCCGACGCGCTGGCCGGCGAGCGGCTGCAGGACGCCGAGCTGTTCCAGCATTACGGCTACACCTCCAATCCGCCGCCGGGCAGCATGGCCATGGTGTTGCCGCTGGGCGGCCGCACCAGCCACAGCGTGGTGATAGCCACCGAGCACGGCAGCTACCGGCTGCAATCGCTGCAACCCGGCGAAGTGGCGCTGTACAGCGACGAAGGCAGCAAGATCGTGCTCAAACGCGGCAGGATCATCGCCGTGGAGTGCGACACCTTCCAGCTCGACTGCAAGACCTGGCAGGTCAACGCCAGCGAACAAGCCAGCTTCACCACGCCCACGCTGAACGCCAGCGCGCAGTTCGTCGCCCAGGGCCAGATCAGCGGCAACGGCGGCCTGGCCATCCAGGGCGGCGGCGGCGCCAAGGTCACCGGCAGCGTCAGCGCCAGCGGCGACGTGAAGGCCGGCGGCATCAGCCTGCAAGGCCACATCCACAACGGCGACTCCGGCGGCGTCACCAGCCCGCCCAAGTAA
- a CDS encoding phage GP46 family protein — protein sequence MDPLLDPITGDYAGGSTDTLANAVYLRLMTPLGGWWADPTLGSRLHELSRSKDSSRIDLLACQYAEQALQPLLQDGRASRVQVSSQRQGPGRLLLNIEVAETGGHIRHFQHQVRIA from the coding sequence ATGGACCCACTATTGGACCCCATCACCGGCGACTACGCCGGCGGCTCCACCGACACCCTCGCCAACGCTGTCTACCTGCGCCTGATGACCCCGCTGGGCGGCTGGTGGGCCGACCCCACGCTGGGCTCGCGCCTGCATGAGCTGTCCCGCAGCAAGGACAGCAGCCGCATCGACCTGTTGGCCTGCCAATACGCCGAGCAGGCGCTGCAGCCGCTGCTGCAGGACGGCCGCGCCAGCCGCGTCCAGGTGTCGTCGCAACGGCAAGGCCCCGGCCGGCTGCTCCTGAACATCGAAGTCGCCGAAACCGGCGGCCACATCCGCCATTTCCAACACCAAGTGAGGATAGCCTGA